One part of the Amaranthus tricolor cultivar Red isolate AtriRed21 chromosome 16, ASM2621246v1, whole genome shotgun sequence genome encodes these proteins:
- the LOC130802617 gene encoding uncharacterized protein LOC130802617 translates to MLEKWPFAMRFCSHIFFVNVRIFMTSVFDSDRRKLIPRRAQTVNLDKEKGNVVSGKGDDITSLVGVSEGDNSEDESYDFSGDIEASEEVSYVDSDEANASENEVDQLSEYEDSESLLGSDNEVLEHIEFRKFKWQVGLSFPNSRAFRDALKHYALIQGRNMRIDISNKKRQQRIGVSCVEGCPFKMYGSWDKSSTSFVIKSVIPEHTCQRSMDGNKQLKSSWVANQMLEVFKSRPHIPSVEIIDLVKKKWFVIISKHIAYNIKYAAHKRLHGSMNQHYNKVMDYHEALRVSNPESHFIVVTIPDTSPPVFHGFFVMFKGLRDGWLLGCRKVLCIDGCFVKTFLGRMLLSAFGRDPNDQMFPLAWAVVEGENNESWQWFLNELKKGLPRTNGAGWTIISDEHQSILRAVNLELPQAEHRHCVRHIYANWKKDFKGEELKFLFWRCVKSYNMADFNDALQEMTELNHAVADEFRKADPNVFCRSYLKNLTKCDTIVSNMVETFNNYIMRARSKHLIDMLDDIRTMLIKRLVTKKEDAQKWVGSICPKILALLEKEKEEATKCTVMPATTSLFQLLYYTYTKEAYLEAYSGSIPPLAGDRYWPKMNTTLLPPPIKLGPGRPRKNRRKSAHEDPKKPGKLTRHGLQIQIANIFNHVNNYVYLTSFMQGSMARSISSQTSYKVVICSTQASTSSNVISPRIWFNLNVQHVTQNSDLHKEDAIMNLEAQGLEHTVLEVKEKDPIHGTQATKIKIPKHCGTLLLKYLITTRGCFFHKLAMSGRI, encoded by the exons GTTCTCACATCTTCTTTGTCAATG TGAGAATTTTCATG ACTAGTGTTTTTGATAGTGACAGAAGGAAATTAATACCTAGGAGGGCACAAACGGTGAACTTGGacaaagaaaaaggaaatgtTGTAAGTGGTAAAGGTGATGACATAACTTCGTTAGTAGGTGTGAGTGAAGGTGATAACAGTGAGGATGAGTCATATGATTTTAGTGGGGATATTGAAGCTAGTGAGGAGGTTTCTTATGTTGATAGCGATGAGGCAAACGCATCTGAAAATGAGGTAGATCAATTGTCCGAGTATGAGGATAGTGAAAGTCTCCTAGGATCTGATAATGAAGTCTTAGAGCATATAGAATTTAGGAAATTTAAGTGGCAAGTTGGATTAAGTTTTCCTAATTCTAGGGCATTTAGAGATGCTTTGAAACATTATGCCCTAATTCAAGGTAGGAATATGAGAATTGACATTAGTAACAAAAAGAGGCAACAAAGGATTGGTGTTAGTTGTGTAGAGGGTTGTCCATTTAAGATGTACGGTAGTTGGGATAAGTCATCAACATCATTTGTGATAAAGTCAGTTATTCCAGAACACACATGTCAAAGGAGTATGGATGGTAACAAGCAATTAAAGTCCTCATGGGTGGCAAACCAGATGCTTGAGGTTTTCAAATCAAGACCCCATATTCCATCAGTTGAGATAATTGATTTGGTTAAAAAGAAGTGGTTTGTCATAATTAGCAAGCACATTGCTTATAACATCAAGTACGCTGCCCATAAAAGATTGCATGGATCTATGAATCAACATTACAACAAAGTGATGGACTATCATGAAGCTTTAAGAGTTAGTAATCCTGAGAGCCACTTTATTGTTGTGACTATTCCAGACACATCACCTCCAGTTTTCCACGGATTTTTTGTAATGTTCAAAGGTTTAAGGGATGGATGGTTGTTAGGATGTAGGAAAGTATTGTGCATAGATGGTTGTTTTGTAAAGACCTTTTTGGGTAGGATGCTACTGTCAGCTTTTGGGAGGGACCCTAATGATCAAATGTTCCCCTTGGCATGGGCGGTTGTGGAAGGTGAGAATAATGAGTCATGGCAGTGGTTTTTGAATGAGCTTAAGAAAGGGTTGCCACGAACAAATGGAGCTGGATGGACGATAATATCAGATGAGCATCAG AGCATATTGAGGGCAGTTAACCTAGAACTCCCTCAGGCTGAGCACAGGCATTGTGTAAGGCACATATATGCCAACTGGAAAAAGGATTTCAAAGGCGAAGAATTGAAGTTTCTTTTTTGGAGATGTGTTAAGTCATACAATATGGCTGATTTCAATGATGCTTTGCAAGAGATGACTGAACTTAATCACGCTGTAGCTGATGAATTTAGGAAAGCTGACCCTAATGTGTTTTGTAGATCTTATTTGAAGAATCTGACAAAATGTGATACCATAGTTAGCAATATGGTTGAAACATTTAATAATTACATCATGCGTGCTAGGTCAAAGCATCTAATAGACATGCTTGATGATATTAGGACCATGTTGATCAAGAGATTGGTGACAAAGAAAGAAGATGCACAGAAGTGGGTGGGGAGTATATGCCCTAAGATTCTAGCATTAttggagaaagaaaaagaagaagctACCAAATGTACTGTCATGCCAGCAACTACTTCACTATTTCAG CTACTATATTATACCTATACAAAGGAGGCTTACCTAGAAGCATATAGTGGATCCATACCACCTTTAGCTGGTGATAGGTATTGGCCTAAAATGAATACCACCCTCCTCCCCCCTCCCATTAAACTTGGCCCAGGTAGACCTAGAAAGAACAGGAGGAAATCTGCCCATGAGGATCCTAAAAAACCTGGAAAGTTGACTAGACATGGACTACAAATTCAGATAGCAAATATATTTAAtcatgttaataattatgtttatttaacttCATTCATGCAGGGTAGCATGGCAAGGTCAATATCTTCACAAACATCTTATAAAGTGGTCATTTGTTCAACGCAAGCATCTACCTCGAGT AACGTCATCAGTCCTAGAATATGGTTTAATCTAAATGTCCAACATGTAACCCAAAATTCAGATTTACAT